One stretch of Phocoena phocoena chromosome 10, mPhoPho1.1, whole genome shotgun sequence DNA includes these proteins:
- the ANKRD66 gene encoding ankyrin repeat domain-containing protein 66, translated as MELTKLSDMTKLHQSVAAGDYSSVKKILKKGFCGPDYKEVDWNDRTPLHWAAIKVYTWKCLNLAAFLLDWTAEVPRPHAEGRGDAPLQAGQAVQSTGVGGWSWFPSPRAEPQCWDHRQATKQEGLQLDQRDEDWDANKRELELSLPSSQQNTNKKKNKTRGPTRLSNTKDRRV; from the exons ATGGAATTGACCAAACTGTCCGACATGACAAAACTCCACCAATCTGTAGCTGCTGGGGACTACAGTTCAGTGAAAAAGATTTTGAAGAAAGGTTTCTGTGGCCCAGACTACAAGGAAGTGGACTGGAATGACCGAACCCCACTTCACTGGGCTGCGATCAAGG TGTACACTTGGAAATGCTTGAACTTGGCCGCCTTTCTCCTCGACTGGACGGCGGAGGTGCCCAGGCCGCatgcagagggcagaggagacGCCCCTCTGCAGGCCGGGCAGGCTGTCCAGTCCACGGGCGTTGGGGGTTGGAGCTGGTTCCCCTCTCCTAGGGCTGAGCCCCAGTGCTGGGACCACCGCCAGGCCACCAAGCAGGAGGGGCTGCAGCTTGATCAGCGGGATGAAGACTGGGATGCCAACAAGAGGGAGTTGGAGCTGTCTCTTCCTTCCTCACAGCAAAAtactaataagaaaaagaataagactCGAGGCCCCACCAGGCTCAGCAATACCAAGGACAGGAGAGTGTGA